In a genomic window of Nostoc sp. UHCC 0870:
- a CDS encoding non-ribosomal peptide synthetase — translation MKTIEKFLAHLYSLDAKLWIEDANLRCSIPEDVLTDELSVELRSRKSEIINFLRQAKSSTNYTQAITPAARNSNLPLSFAQQRLWFLEQLQPDSYTYNLPTAVRLTGILDVAVLERSLNTIIQRHELLRTNFKTVDGNPVVHIQPSVTLPLTVIDLQNFNPIEQDEEVRHLALKEAQTPFDLATDVLLRVKILQLAKDENVVLFTMHHIISDGWSMEILVKELATLYTAFSANQLSPLPELAIQYVDFAVWQRQWLQGEVLETQLDYWRQQLGGILPVLQLPTDYPRGRVQTFRGAIESFSLSPQLSQDIIKLAKNAGITPFVTLLTAYKILLHRYTGQTDILVGTPVANRYRREIEGLIGFFVNTLVLRTNLADNPSFQELLQQLRTTAWQAYDHQDIPFEKLVEVLQPERDLSFNPLFQVKFRLENAPTEKLELPGLTLTPVNRTEASAKLDLSLDMYETSTGFLGAFEYNRDLFAPETINRMVGHFQTLLTAIVENPEKRISELPLLTDKEKQTILIDWNQTQVEFPSHLTFQDLFAAQVEKTPDAVAVVYTPLNPPFLRGENEKSSSLPFTRGGLGWGNSRTGAYTEAYKGEGVVVEYLTYKELNQKSNQVAHYLKQKGVKPEVIVGLCVERSPLMIIALLGILKAGGAYLPLDPNYPPERLGYMLADSQVPILLTEISLKVATSSSYEIIYLDTDWETISQCSIENPESEVKPENLAYLIYTSGSTGKPKGVLIPHIGLTNLTQHKIQVCDVHPGDCVLQFFSLSFDASIPEIIMALGSGAKLCLAKSESLLPGETLLQLLRENAVTHITITPSALSLLPSADLPHLRMVLVGGEAPSPELIAKWSQGRRFINAYGPTEVTVNASMVLCGNGHPLLPTIRPSANKQLYILDNYLQPVPIGVIGELYIGGIGLARGYLNRPDLTAQRFIPNPFNHPTRLSKGRVGEGSRLYKTGDLACYLPDGRIRLLGRVDNQVKIRGFRIEPQEVETVLCQHPGVRAGVVIVREDKPGEKRLVAYVIPNEEGREQGSRGAGEQGRENLPSPQSLRTFMREKLPEYLVPSAFVLLENLPLTPNGKIDTHALPAPEQVLANAEFIAPRTEIEAQLADIYARILKLEKVSIHDDFFELGGHSLIATQLIAQALQVFQVELTVMDLFDAPTVAGMAERILQRQLKAEILVISDTADDEREEFEI, via the coding sequence ATGAAGACAATAGAAAAGTTTCTGGCACACCTTTACAGCCTGGATGCCAAACTGTGGATAGAAGATGCTAATTTGCGGTGTAGTATTCCTGAAGATGTGCTGACGGATGAACTTAGTGTAGAATTGCGATCGCGCAAATCTGAAATCATCAACTTTTTACGTCAAGCTAAGTCATCTACAAATTATACACAAGCAATTACCCCAGCAGCACGCAACAGCAACCTACCTCTGTCTTTTGCTCAACAAAGATTGTGGTTTTTAGAACAACTACAACCCGACAGTTATACTTATAATTTACCGACAGCAGTCAGATTGACGGGGATTTTGGATGTTGCAGTGTTGGAGCGATCGCTAAATACAATTATCCAACGTCATGAGCTACTACGCACAAACTTCAAAACTGTAGATGGGAATCCGGTTGTACACATTCAGCCGAGTGTCACCCTTCCCCTAACTGTTATTGATTTACAAAATTTTAACCCCATAGAACAAGATGAAGAAGTCCGTCACCTGGCTTTAAAAGAAGCACAGACACCTTTTGATTTAGCCACGGATGTATTATTGCGCGTGAAAATTCTCCAACTAGCTAAAGATGAAAACGTAGTTTTATTTACCATGCACCACATCATATCTGATGGTTGGTCAATGGAAATTTTAGTTAAGGAGTTGGCAACCCTTTATACTGCTTTTAGTGCCAATCAACTGTCACCCTTACCAGAGTTAGCGATTCAGTACGTTGATTTTGCAGTTTGGCAGAGACAATGGTTACAAGGAGAAGTTTTAGAAACTCAACTAGACTATTGGCGACAACAATTAGGCGGTATTCTTCCAGTATTACAATTACCCACCGACTACCCCCGTGGAAGAGTACAAACATTTCGGGGTGCAATTGAGTCTTTTTCTCTCTCTCCTCAGTTGAGTCAAGACATTATCAAACTCGCAAAAAATGCAGGTATCACTCCCTTTGTTACCCTCCTCACGGCTTATAAAATTCTCCTGCACCGCTACACCGGACAAACAGATATACTCGTTGGTACTCCCGTAGCTAATCGCTATCGCCGGGAAATCGAAGGTTTAATTGGCTTTTTTGTCAACACATTAGTATTGCGGACAAATTTAGCAGATAATCCCAGTTTTCAGGAATTATTACAGCAGCTAAGAACCACCGCTTGGCAAGCTTATGATCATCAGGATATACCTTTTGAGAAATTAGTAGAAGTTCTGCAACCGGAAAGAGATTTAAGTTTTAACCCTCTATTTCAGGTAAAATTTCGGTTAGAAAATGCCCCTACAGAAAAATTAGAATTACCAGGATTAACTCTCACACCTGTAAATCGGACAGAAGCAAGTGCCAAACTAGATTTAAGTTTGGATATGTACGAGACATCAACAGGTTTTTTAGGTGCATTTGAATATAACCGAGATTTGTTTGCACCAGAGACAATTAACCGAATGGTAGGACATTTTCAAACTCTATTGACGGCGATTGTTGAGAATCCAGAAAAACGGATTTCCGAATTACCATTACTGACAGATAAAGAAAAGCAAACCATTCTCATTGATTGGAATCAAACCCAAGTAGAATTTCCCAGTCATTTAACCTTTCAAGACTTATTTGCAGCGCAGGTAGAAAAGACACCCGATGCAGTAGCGGTTGTTTATACCCCCCTTAATCCCCCCTTTCTAAGGGGGGAAAACGAAAAATCTAGTTCCCTCCCCTTTACAAGGGGAGGGTTAGGGTGGGGTAATTCGAGAACAGGTGCATACACCGAAGCTTATAAAGGCGAGGGAGTAGTTGTTGAGTACCTTACTTATAAAGAACTCAATCAAAAAAGTAATCAAGTTGCTCATTACCTCAAACAAAAAGGAGTCAAACCAGAGGTAATTGTGGGATTATGTGTAGAGCGTTCCCCATTAATGATCATCGCTTTACTTGGTATCCTCAAAGCTGGTGGCGCATATCTCCCCCTCGACCCAAATTATCCCCCAGAACGCCTGGGGTATATGTTGGCTGATTCCCAAGTTCCGATTTTACTAACAGAAATCAGCCTGAAAGTTGCCACTTCCTCAAGCTACGAAATAATTTACCTAGACACCGACTGGGAAACAATTTCCCAATGCAGTATAGAAAACCCAGAAAGTGAAGTTAAACCAGAAAATTTAGCTTATTTAATTTACACCTCCGGTTCTACTGGTAAACCGAAAGGAGTGTTAATTCCCCACATCGGCTTAACCAACCTCACACAACATAAAATACAAGTTTGTGATGTTCATCCCGGTGATTGTGTACTGCAATTTTTCTCACTCAGCTTTGATGCTTCCATCCCCGAAATCATCATGGCTTTGGGAAGCGGTGCAAAACTTTGTCTAGCCAAATCAGAATCTTTACTACCAGGAGAAACTTTACTCCAACTGCTACGAGAAAACGCAGTTACTCATATAACTATCACCCCCTCAGCCCTATCCCTACTCCCCTCAGCAGACTTACCACATCTGCGAATGGTACTGGTAGGAGGTGAAGCACCATCCCCCGAATTAATCGCCAAATGGTCACAAGGAAGACGTTTTATCAATGCTTACGGCCCAACCGAAGTTACAGTCAACGCCAGCATGGTACTTTGTGGAAACGGTCATCCTTTACTTCCCACCATTCGCCCCAGTGCCAACAAACAACTATATATATTAGATAATTATTTACAACCCGTCCCCATCGGCGTAATTGGTGAACTCTACATTGGTGGAATAGGTTTAGCGCGAGGTTATCTAAATCGCCCAGATTTAACAGCACAAAGATTTATACCTAATCCATTTAATCACCCCACCCGCCTTAGTAAGGGGAGGGTAGGGGAGGGGTCTCGTCTCTATAAAACCGGTGACTTAGCTTGTTACTTACCTGATGGTCGTATCAGACTTTTAGGGAGAGTTGATAACCAAGTCAAAATTCGCGGTTTTCGCATTGAACCGCAAGAAGTGGAAACCGTATTATGTCAACATCCTGGGGTACGTGCGGGAGTAGTAATTGTCCGCGAAGACAAACCAGGAGAAAAGCGTTTAGTCGCCTACGTCATTCCCAATGAGGAAGGAAGGGAGCAGGGGAGCAGGGGAGCAGGGGAGCAGGGGAGGGAGAATTTACCCAGTCCCCAATCTCTCCGCACCTTCATGCGAGAGAAATTACCAGAATACCTTGTCCCGTCAGCGTTTGTTTTACTGGAAAATTTACCCCTGACACCCAATGGGAAAATAGACACCCATGCACTCCCCGCACCCGAACAAGTCCTAGCAAACGCTGAATTTATCGCCCCCCGTACAGAAATCGAAGCGCAATTAGCCGATATATACGCCCGGATACTCAAGTTAGAAAAGGTGAGTATTCACGATGACTTTTTTGAATTGGGGGGACATTCTCTCATCGCCACTCAATTAATCGCCCAAGCTTTGCAAGTGTTTCAAGTCGAACTGACTGTTATGGATTTGTTTGATGCACCAACAGTAGCAGGTATGGCGGAACGCATTTTGCAACGACAACTAAAGGCAGAAATTTTAGTAATATCTGATACCGCCGATGATGAACGAGAGGAGTTTGAAATTTAA
- a CDS encoding thioester reductase domain-containing protein, with translation MNQPLYLKPNVIIEPLINQWYAWSYLISPATAAMYIANSHVPIMQSFIAAPQLHHDALKNPAMTGSPFINHNPSQVEDIRVLLETTQKQQAQMLELAQAIEDLEKLLAAHPQGYSLEPLYSQIPKPLRGYVEMVQDSNNHPSIRFIEGLLYRSPYYNRANQSVNLYLGDGDKRAFVLSTPRLEDDQSIHLKIAFSDRRLDQLFQMRHTPQPYNDIQETLQIQPHQESIFAEFFTTTPPNPEPDYTGEAVRVRYFGHACVLIQTESVSILCDPIISYPHDSGINRYTYENLPPVIDYVLLTHNHQDHVMLETLLQLRHKIKTVVVPKSNKGILIDPSLKLMLQQIGFADIREIDELEVINLTEGYITALPFLGEHGDLNIGAKAAYLVNLKGRSILCAADSNNIEPQLYSHLQQIFGDIDVLFIGMECEGAPYTWAYGALLTNQVPRKIAKTRRLDGSDSSRAIALVQQLHPQQVYVYAMGQEPWLTFITSIIYTAESQAIIESNKLIEYCHSQEILSKRLYGCEEIYLTPNSQPSFILANIKTPPLQGEGWGGVSSIQSLLSELQRLDIRIWLEDTDSTPKLRCNAPKGVLTQNLKVQLQERKAEIIEFIHNCQQPKVEIDWEQETTLDPTINPPSPSSLPSSYSSLLLTGATGFIGAFLLRELLNKTTASVYCLIKSENLETATQRIIKTLKDYQIWDSSYLERIIPIVGDLTQPKLGLSELEFQNLANQIDVIYHNGARVNHTEPYNRLKSANVLGTQEIFRLASQSKLKPVHLISSTSIFAANNNSNSQVTEDANLDDYGIPIGGYSQSKWASEKLAINAINRGIPVNIYRLGAVSGDSKTGAFNQNDFLYKLLLGYVQLGSIPDTPMPLEILPVDYVSQAIVELSKIPSTQRIFHIIQPKPISSDIVFEQLKKIGIEIDKTSYHQWRNQILEIAQNSPKHILYPLIPLLPRNRTTSEIPTNKKLQFDNSKTQNLLNQLIPPPTINETLIQTYLSHLIQQNWIKTKLPS, from the coding sequence ATGAACCAACCGCTATATCTCAAACCCAATGTCATCATTGAACCCCTAATTAATCAGTGGTACGCCTGGTCTTACCTAATTTCTCCCGCTACAGCCGCAATGTACATTGCTAATTCTCATGTACCAATTATGCAATCATTCATTGCTGCGCCACAGTTACACCATGATGCTTTGAAAAATCCGGCGATGACTGGTAGCCCCTTCATCAACCATAATCCCAGTCAAGTTGAGGATATTCGGGTATTACTGGAAACAACACAGAAGCAGCAAGCGCAAATGCTAGAACTAGCGCAAGCAATTGAAGATTTAGAAAAACTCTTAGCTGCACACCCCCAGGGTTATTCTTTAGAACCTTTGTATAGTCAAATTCCCAAACCACTACGGGGTTACGTAGAAATGGTACAGGATAGTAACAATCACCCCTCGATTCGCTTCATTGAAGGGCTACTATATCGCAGTCCATATTATAATCGTGCCAATCAATCGGTAAATTTGTACTTGGGTGACGGGGATAAACGCGCTTTTGTTTTAAGTACACCGCGTTTAGAAGATGACCAGAGTATACATCTAAAAATAGCATTTAGCGATCGCCGTCTTGACCAACTTTTCCAAATGCGTCACACTCCCCAACCCTACAACGACATTCAAGAAACCCTGCAAATTCAACCCCACCAAGAATCAATCTTTGCCGAATTTTTCACCACCACACCCCCCAACCCAGAACCCGACTACACAGGGGAAGCTGTACGCGTTCGCTACTTTGGTCATGCTTGTGTTTTAATTCAAACCGAATCAGTCAGTATTCTCTGTGACCCCATCATTAGTTATCCCCATGATTCGGGGATAAATCGCTACACCTACGAAAATCTACCCCCGGTGATTGATTACGTTCTCCTCACCCATAATCACCAAGACCATGTAATGTTAGAAACACTGTTGCAGTTACGCCACAAAATTAAAACAGTGGTCGTTCCTAAAAGCAATAAGGGAATATTAATAGACCCTTCCCTAAAATTGATGCTGCAACAAATTGGTTTTGCGGATATCCGAGAAATTGACGAATTAGAAGTAATTAATCTAACTGAAGGATATATCACCGCATTGCCATTTTTAGGAGAACATGGAGATTTAAATATAGGTGCGAAAGCAGCGTATTTAGTAAATCTTAAAGGACGTTCAATCTTATGTGCAGCCGATTCTAATAATATTGAACCCCAATTGTACAGCCACCTACAGCAAATTTTTGGGGATATAGACGTACTATTTATTGGGATGGAATGCGAAGGTGCGCCTTATACATGGGCTTATGGGGCATTATTAACCAATCAAGTACCGCGAAAGATAGCCAAAACACGACGCTTAGATGGTTCTGATAGTAGCAGAGCGATCGCCCTAGTGCAACAACTCCATCCCCAGCAAGTATACGTCTATGCAATGGGACAAGAACCGTGGCTGACATTCATCACCTCAATTATATATACCGCAGAATCGCAGGCCATAATTGAATCTAACAAACTCATCGAATATTGTCATAGCCAAGAAATTCTCAGTAAACGCCTCTATGGTTGTGAAGAAATCTATTTAACACCCAACTCTCAACCATCATTTATCCTAGCGAATATTAAAACTCCCCCTTTACAAGGGGAGGGTTGGGGAGGGGTATCTTCAATTCAATCATTACTTTCAGAATTGCAGCGTTTAGATATTCGGATTTGGCTAGAAGATACTGATAGCACACCCAAACTTAGATGTAACGCTCCCAAAGGAGTTTTAACCCAGAATTTAAAAGTTCAATTACAAGAACGCAAAGCAGAAATCATCGAATTTATACACAATTGTCAACAACCAAAAGTAGAAATAGATTGGGAACAAGAAACAACCCTTGACCCGACAATTAATCCTCCTTCCCCATCTTCCTTACCTTCCTCATATTCCTCATTATTATTAACAGGTGCAACCGGATTTATCGGGGCATTTCTACTAAGAGAATTACTAAACAAAACAACAGCATCAGTTTATTGTTTAATCAAATCCGAAAATCTTGAAACCGCAACCCAAAGAATCATCAAAACCTTAAAAGATTACCAAATTTGGGATAGCTCATATCTAGAAAGAATTATTCCCATAGTAGGCGACTTAACCCAACCAAAGCTAGGACTATCTGAACTAGAATTTCAAAACCTAGCCAACCAGATAGACGTAATTTATCATAACGGAGCGCGAGTAAATCACACAGAACCTTACAACCGCTTAAAATCTGCAAATGTTTTAGGTACACAGGAAATTTTCCGACTAGCCAGCCAGAGCAAACTCAAACCAGTACATTTAATTTCCTCAACCAGTATTTTTGCAGCCAATAATAATAGTAATTCCCAGGTGACAGAAGATGCTAACTTAGATGATTATGGTATACCTATTGGTGGTTATTCTCAGAGTAAATGGGCATCAGAAAAACTAGCTATAAACGCTATAAACCGAGGAATACCAGTCAACATCTACCGATTAGGAGCAGTATCAGGAGATAGTAAAACCGGAGCATTTAATCAAAACGATTTCCTCTACAAACTTCTGTTAGGTTACGTCCAATTAGGCAGTATTCCAGATACACCAATGCCATTAGAAATCTTACCAGTAGATTATGTTTCTCAAGCCATTGTTGAACTATCAAAAATCCCATCCACCCAACGAATATTCCATATCATCCAACCCAAACCCATCTCCTCAGACATAGTATTTGAACAACTAAAAAAAATCGGCATTGAAATTGATAAAACCTCATATCATCAATGGCGTAACCAAATCTTAGAAATAGCCCAAAACTCCCCAAAACACATCTTATATCCCCTAATCCCCCTATTACCGAGAAACAGAACCACCAGCGAAATACCAACCAACAAAAAACTACAATTCGACAACAGTAAAACCCAAAATTTGCTCAATCAACTAATCCCCCCACCAACCATCAACGAAACCCTAATTCAAACCTACCTCTCCCACCTCATCCAACAAAACTGGATTAAAACAAAACTCCCCTCATAA